The DNA window GTTCGTCCTGAGCTAGGATCAAACTCTCCGTAGTAGGAAAGTTCGGTCTAGCTCGATCGCATTCATTTTCTGCCCGAGGGCAGAAAGGAATCGACAAGGACTCGCTGTGCTTCCAATTCCGTCAAAGAACATCGCCGCGTCGCCGTTTTTCCGGTGAACGCGGACTATTACAGTACGGAGATCTGCCTTCAATGTCAAGGCCTGCGTTCCTTGTTTCACATTCTCTACAAGGACCGTCTTCTCTCCGCGAGGCCAAGTGGGCGTCGTCTCGCCCTCTTGTCTCACTGCGTCCGCATTAGACCCAGCGAGGAATCGTTGGTTTCAACGCCTCGCGTGAATCGAAGTTAAATTGGTTGCGGACTGCATCCCTCCGTGGAGGGCGTCGGCTGCGCCGTCGCCTCCCGTTTCGGGACTCGCATTAGACCTTCTGCCTCTTATGCTGTTCCTCGTCGCCGTGTCAAGAACGAGTGGAGCCCTGACGGCTTCGTTCTCCTCCTCAGCCTCCGGAAACTGCAGGGGTGCACTCGTGTTACTCTGCCGTCACGCCGAGCAGGGGCTCCGGCCCGTCGTTCCGGGTCCCTGCCGCCCATCGCCTCCAGTGTCTCTCGCTACTGCCTCCCAAGCGATGCGCCTCCCTCCGCCCCTCCGGGCCCTGCTGAACTGGTTCCGCACCCTCCTCCGAAATACGTACTTCTGGGGCGGGCTCGGCGGCCTTCTGCTACTCGGCGTGGGCGCGTATTTCCTGGTCGACGCTGTCCTCATGCCGACGTACACCCGGCACGGGGTGTCCGTCCAGGTCCCCAACGTGGAGAGTCAATCGTTTCTGGAGGCCAAGAAGCGTATTGAGGCCCGAGACCTACAGGTCAAGCGTGAGGTGGGCCGCTTCAACCCGAACGTTCCCCGGGAGACGGTGGTGGACCAAAATCCTCCTCCCAACTCGGGCGTGAAGCCGGGGCGACGCGTGTACCTGACGGTGAACGCGGGCGAGGCCCCTGTGGTGAACATCCCCGACCTCAACGGCATCTCGGTGCGGGAGGCCAAAAACCGGGTCTCCTCACTCGGCCTTGCCGTGGGTACGGTCGAGCCCGACTCGCTTCCCTCCCCCTACCCGAATACGATCACCCGGCAGCGCCCGGAACCGGGCGACTCCTTAAAAACGGGCGGCACCGTAGACCTTTGGTACAGCACGGGGCTCGGCACGGACACTGTTCAGGTCCCCAACACCGCCGGACGGACGGTCGAACGGGCCCGACGTCTGTTGCGGGCCCGGCAACTCCGGGCCATCGTTCTGGACCCGCGTACAGCCGACCCCTCCGACGCCCCCAGCCAACCGTCCGACACATCGTCGTCCCGGCGTTTTGTCCAACGTCAGGGCCGCGCCCCAACCACAAAGGTGCGTGCCGGCACCGAAATTCGACTCTTCACGACCGACGACTCGACTGCGGTGCCCAAGCCGGACTCCATCGCTCAGGACACCACGGCCCCCAGTTGATACCGACGAGGAAAAGGGCCTTTAGAACCTGTTTGGCGGACTGTCTATGGCCTGCGACTTCGCGGATCTCGTGCAGAACGGGTTCTGCACTCGCCCGGTAGCGCCGCTACAGGGCTCGTTTGGGTCCCGTTCGTGCACATCGCCCGCTGTGTCTCGGCTAAATATCCATCCACCAAACAGGTTCTCAATCCTCTACATATACCGCAAACTCGCCGTCGGCCTCCACGACCACCTCCTCGTCGTGCTTCGTCTGGAGGCGACGGCCGGTGAAGTCCGGCTGGATGGGATACTCCCGGTGCCCCCGATCAACGAGGACGACGAGCTGAATGCTGCGCGGGCGCCCGTACTGCAGAACAGCGTCGAGCGCGGCCCGCGCCGTACGGCCCGTGAATACGACGTCGTCGACGAGAATCACGTCCCGATCCGTCACGTCCACGTCGTGGGGCGTCTCCTCAGGGGGGGCCAGATCGGGGCGGTCGTCCCGAAAGGGCGTCACGTCGAGGTCGTAAGGCTCCAGGGCCTGTTCCTCCACCTCCCCAATCTCATCGGCCACGACCCGGGCCGGCGGCACGCCGCTCCGTCGGATCCCGAATAGCTCAAGCGATTCGGCCCCGCGATTGTGCTCGATAATTTCGTATGCGAGACGCCGGAGCGTGCGGCGGACTCGCTCCGGAGACATGATGCGCGTTCGGCCCATGTGTTCGCTCGACGTGATCGATCTGAGAGCAAAGAAGAGGGACACGTGCAGTGTCTGTTCGTCCTGGTTCGAAGGTACAACCTGGCGGACCGAATGTCGAAGGCATGCGGCCAAGCGACAATGGCCCCTTCCCCCCCGCCCACGAGTCGCTGCCCTACGTCCTCTATTTCATCACGGAGGCCCCCGGCATGGCCGCGGCGGCACAGCCCACGAGCCCCTCGGGGGCCGAGACGTTTGGGCCGTTCGCGAAGTATGCCCGAAACAGCGCCGTGGCCGTTTCTCTTCTGGAGCCTCGACCCTGGGCAGAGAACGAGCCGGTGCGCCTCGGTCGTATTGGGGGCCGCATCGATGGCCTCAAGCATCGAGCCGGAGTCCCTCCGCTTCTCCCATCTCTCGACCCCGATCAAACATCTGCTGCACGCGGCTCCCGTCGCCAAACGTTTCTTCGACGACGAAACGAACGGTGCGCCCCACGTAGCACCAGGGACACGCGATGGCGGGGTAGACGTCAATGGTCGCGGCAGTTGGGGAACGGGGAGAAGCGAATCAGTCGGTGGTGGGGGATAGGCGTTCGACGACGGACGAGGTGGCGGCCCCGATGCCGGCGGCGGGATTGCCGCCGATGGCGTAGATGTGCCCCCCGAGGGCGGCTCCTGCGAGGCCGTGCCGCGGCGTCGGCATGGGGGCATGTTGGGTCCAGGCGTCTACGTCCGGGTCGTACGCCCACGTGCGTCCGTACACGCCCCCATCTCCCGAGAAGTACTCGCCCCCGAAGACGTAGAGCGTACCATCGAGCGCAGCCCCCGCCAGTCCCCCGGACGGCTGGGGCAACGGGCGCAATTCGGTCCACGTGTCCGTCGTCGGCTCGTACCGCTCCACCGCCCCGAGGTTGGTCACCCCGCCCTCCGTGCGACGTCCGCCCACGACGTAAAGGCGCCCGTCAATGACCGCCCCTGTGGCACTGCTCCGGCCCGTGGGCACCGGGCGCGCCTCGCTCCAGGCATCGGCGCCGGAGTCGTAGACCAGGTGGGCACGAGAGGCCCCATCCGACGCGCCGTCGTCCGGGTGGAGACTGCCCGTCACGAGATGGACCCGCTCCTCGACCGCGAGCGCAACCGTCTCGCCGAGCGGCGTGGGCATTGTCCCGATGCGGGCCCACTGGCCTCCGTCGAACGCGTACACGTCGGGCCGGAACTGAAATCCGTTGCGCAGGGTCTCTCCCACGAATCCCCCGAACCCGTACACCGTGCCATCGGCCTCCGCGAGTACGATGTGGTGGCGCGGGGACGGAAGGGCCGGCCCGCGCGTCCACGCCTCCGTAGAGGGGTCGAAAAGGGCCGTCTCTTCCAGCGTCGTGAACCGGCGGTCACGATCGGCCCCGGAGCGGAGTCCGCCCGCAACCACGATCCGCCCGTTCCACGTCGTGCCGTAGACCTCCTGGGTCGCCCAGGGCAGGGCGACGCTCGCCTCCCACCCGGCCCGGCCGGCCGCCCACAGCAGACGTTCGGGACGCAGGGCACACGTGGCGGCCCCCGCCGCACCAAGGGTGAGGAATCGACGTCGGGGAAGGGACATGGGGGGACGGCCGGTTCTGAACGAGCACAGGTGCGTGGGCGTCTCAACAGGCGTATCCGGCGGCGCATCAGGTGTTTTTTGTCTCAGCCGCGCCCGCGAGGACGTGCGCCTGCCGTCCGGCCCTCCAGGTGCGTCAAATCTAAATCGACGGAGAATTCGGGACCGAGATGGCCCCTTCCACGTTGCTACAATCACGAAACGCATTTGCAACGATCGGGGTGCCCGTTGAGTCTTTCGACCGGCGCTTTCGTTCTGTATTTGCCATTATGACATCCCTTTTCCAAGCGACCGTTGCCCCCAATGACGCCCTACGAGTTCATACAGCGCTACGACCGTGAGGAGTACAACAGTGACCCCCGTCTGGTGGAGGGAGAGTTTTTTCCATCGGCCAAGCTCGGCGTGGAGTCGGGCGATACGGTAGGGGTCGTGCTCCTCAACCTGGGCGGCCCGGACGGCGAGGAGTCCGTGGAGCCGTTCCTCTACAACTTGTTTATGGACCCGGCGATCATCGACTTTTCGGAGGTCGTCTATTTCCAGGCGCGGGGCCGCGTGCGACAGGCGTTCTCCAAGATTATCTCGTACTTCCGGTCCCAGTCGGTCGCGGAGGACTACAAGGAGATCAGTGACGACGGGGGCTCGCCCATCAATCCCCTCACCCGCGACCAGGCCGACAACCTGGAGCAGACCCTCAACGAGCAGTACGCCGCGGAGACGGGCGCCACGTTCAAGACGTACATGGCGATGCGCTACTGGGAGCCGTTCAGCGAAGACGCGGCGGCGCAGATGCAGGAGGACGGCGTCGACAAGGTCGTGCTGCTCCCCCTCTACCCCCAGTACTCCAAGACCACGACCGGCGCCTCGCTCGTGTACTGGCACGAGCTGGAAAAGGCGGGCGAGATTCCGGCCTGGCCCACGACTTCCGTCTTCGAGTACGCCACGTACCCGAAGTACATCGAGGCACTGAGTGACCGGATCGACGAGGGCCTGGAGCGCTTCCCGGACGACGTGCGGGACGACGTGCACCTTCTCTTTAGTGCGCACGGGACGCCCCTCTCGGAAATGAAAGACCGGGACGACCCGTACTGCTGTCTCGTCCACTCCACGGTGAAGCACTTGATGGAGCACCGCGGGTTCGACCACGACTTCAGCACGGCCTTCCAGAGCAAGGTCGGGCCGTCGGAGTGGCTGACGCCCGCGACGGACGACACCGTAGAGGAGCTGGCCGAGGAAGGCGAAGACGTGCTCGTCATTCCGGTGGCGTTCGTGACGGACCACATCGAGACGAGTTACGAGTTGGCCATCGAGATTCCGGAGGACCTCGAAGAGGAGGGCGCCCCGATCCCGGAGCACTACGAGGTCATGCCGGGCCTGAACAGCCACCCCAAGTTCATCGAGACGCTGGCCGACATGACGGCCGCCCAGCTTCAGTTGCCCAACGTGCAGACCCCGACGCCGGCCTCCGAGCGCCCCTGCTGTCAGGTTCAAGACCGCGACATCCGGTGCCACCAGTGCCAGCACGTGGCCGAGGCGACCGACTGGAGCGCCCCGGAGGAGGAGCAGGCGCGCGAACTGGAGACGGCGTAGGCGTTTGGGGATGGCGCGTGGGGGCGCAAGCGGCCGCGGCGTTCCGGACGGGCGTCTCGGCTACTCGGTCGGCGAATCCTCCAGGGGCGGCAGGGCCTCGTGGGAGGGCCATTTGGCCCGGGACGGGAGGCGCAGTGCGGCCGTCACGGCGCAGTGGTCGGACGGGGGCGCAGGCCTGCCGCACCATCGCTGTGTGTCCACCGCCTCGAAGAACTGAGGGGGATAAAAGATGTGATCGATCGTTCGGGCAGGAGCGTCGGCCGGGTACGTGGCGCTCGCCGTGTCGGCCGAAGCGGTGTTGACGGCCGAGCGCAGGTCCGTGCCCGCCAGTATGTGCTGCATCGTTGCGTCCTCCGCTCCGGCTTGCCCCCCCTCCTCGCCGGACGAGAGGGAACTATTGAAGTCGCCGAGCAGAAGCGTCGGGATGCCCCTGTCGGCGAGGCGGCGATAGAGATCGTTCACGACGCGGGCCTGCGTCTCGCGCGTCCCAACGTCGAAGGCCTCCAGGTGCACGTTGATGACCGCGAGCGGGCGGCCGTCCACATCGACCACCCCGACCTGTGCCAGGCGGTCGAGGTAGAACGCGTCCCGGAAAAACGGCTGCGGCGGACGCGGGAGCGTCCTCCGCACGTGCCTCCGGACGGGGAAGCGGCTGAGGACGGCCTGCCCGGAGAGGGTGCGCC is part of the Salinibacter ruber DSM 13855 genome and encodes:
- a CDS encoding endonuclease/exonuclease/phosphatase family protein; the encoded protein is MKRALRILGLVVGGLVLGLAGVFFWASSGALSDDELAQVRTYTAQPDTTRPDTLTVTTYNIGYLSGMRNNEPVVRPDSLFHANMDQAAGYLRAAAPDIVALQEIDFGGARAAHVHQLDTLAARLGYPGAAQAVNWDERYLPFPYGRPAVHFGRTLSGQAVLSRFPVRRHVRRTLPRPPQPFFRDAFYLDRLAQVGVVDVDGRPLAVINVHLEAFDVGTRETQARVVNDLYRRLADRGIPTLLLGDFNSSLSSGEEGGQAGAEDATMQHILAGTDLRSAVNTASADTASATYPADAPARTIDHIFYPPQFFEAVDTQRWCGRPAPPSDHCAVTAALRLPSRAKWPSHEALPPLEDSPTE
- a CDS encoding PASTA domain-containing protein; this translates as MRLPPPLRALLNWFRTLLRNTYFWGGLGGLLLLGVGAYFLVDAVLMPTYTRHGVSVQVPNVESQSFLEAKKRIEARDLQVKREVGRFNPNVPRETVVDQNPPPNSGVKPGRRVYLTVNAGEAPVVNIPDLNGISVREAKNRVSSLGLAVGTVEPDSLPSPYPNTITRQRPEPGDSLKTGGTVDLWYSTGLGTDTVQVPNTAGRTVERARRLLRARQLRAIVLDPRTADPSDAPSQPSDTSSSRRFVQRQGRAPTTKVRAGTEIRLFTTDDSTAVPKPDSIAQDTTAPS
- the pyrR gene encoding bifunctional pyr operon transcriptional regulator/uracil phosphoribosyltransferase PyrR, which translates into the protein MGRTRIMSPERVRRTLRRLAYEIIEHNRGAESLELFGIRRSGVPPARVVADEIGEVEEQALEPYDLDVTPFRDDRPDLAPPEETPHDVDVTDRDVILVDDVVFTGRTARAALDAVLQYGRPRSIQLVVLVDRGHREYPIQPDFTGRRLQTKHDEEVVVEADGEFAVYVED
- the hemH gene encoding ferrochelatase, translated to MTPYEFIQRYDREEYNSDPRLVEGEFFPSAKLGVESGDTVGVVLLNLGGPDGEESVEPFLYNLFMDPAIIDFSEVVYFQARGRVRQAFSKIISYFRSQSVAEDYKEISDDGGSPINPLTRDQADNLEQTLNEQYAAETGATFKTYMAMRYWEPFSEDAAAQMQEDGVDKVVLLPLYPQYSKTTTGASLVYWHELEKAGEIPAWPTTSVFEYATYPKYIEALSDRIDEGLERFPDDVRDDVHLLFSAHGTPLSEMKDRDDPYCCLVHSTVKHLMEHRGFDHDFSTAFQSKVGPSEWLTPATDDTVEELAEEGEDVLVIPVAFVTDHIETSYELAIEIPEDLEEEGAPIPEHYEVMPGLNSHPKFIETLADMTAAQLQLPNVQTPTPASERPCCQVQDRDIRCHQCQHVAEATDWSAPEEEQARELETA
- a CDS encoding Kelch repeat-containing protein — encoded protein: MSLPRRRFLTLGAAGAATCALRPERLLWAAGRAGWEASVALPWATQEVYGTTWNGRIVVAGGLRSGADRDRRFTTLEETALFDPSTEAWTRGPALPSPRHHIVLAEADGTVYGFGGFVGETLRNGFQFRPDVYAFDGGQWARIGTMPTPLGETVALAVEERVHLVTGSLHPDDGASDGASRAHLVYDSGADAWSEARPVPTGRSSATGAVIDGRLYVVGGRRTEGGVTNLGAVERYEPTTDTWTELRPLPQPSGGLAGAALDGTLYVFGGEYFSGDGGVYGRTWAYDPDVDAWTQHAPMPTPRHGLAGAALGGHIYAIGGNPAAGIGAATSSVVERLSPTTD